In Nicotiana tabacum cultivar K326 chromosome 10, ASM71507v2, whole genome shotgun sequence, the DNA window TTTGATGTAAACGTTAGGCATGATTAAGTTTTCACCATTTAGCATGCTTCGATTTTTTGGTATTAGTTAATCTATGTCCACTAATACCAAAAAATCAAAGTATGTTGCAAGGATAAAAACTTACATACATCTAATATTTACACCAAACCAATAAATGCAAGACATATGTCTTGCATACACACACTTCTCAATTAAATATGTTTGAATAATATGTATTTTCACTTAAATTTTTGACTTCTCACTACAATTCAAGTCATCTAACGTCCCTTCTTAATATTCCTTTCGGCTACAAAACAGGGAAAAGGGTTACCTTGGCCTTCCAGAGGTCAGGTTCTCCCTCAAAAGATCCAATCACAGGGTTCAGAGAAAACCAGTAATCAACAAAATATTAACAACAATATGCATGCGTTTCAAAAGGTTATATAAACTCGAATAGAAGATGAATTTACAAAACTGTGACCAGCACATCATTCTTGACACAAAATTAGATCTGAATTTCAGGCATTTACAACAGGAATGAGCCAACTAAAGACACTAACCTGAGATTATACACAAATTAAATCTTGAATAAAGACAGAAAACAATTTAAGTGAAGGAGAAAAGGATGAAGTgggagaaaacaaaagaaagtactatGGGACAGcttgctaaacaagtaagcaCCCTTTttgctgcccccccccccccccttttttttttttgacaaggcTGTGAGCACCTTAAATATGAATGGTAGAAACAAGACATAAAGATCCTGTCACAACTAAATGGAGTAGACTAACATTCTCCAATTTAAGACTAAAATGTAAACGGCTTCATCAAATTCTCAGGTACGTGGCTCAACACACATTTCTAAAAAAAAACTCAAGTGGCACGAAGGAAAACAACTTAAAATATCCACCAACTATGATTGAGTGTGACCAAGCTAAGCCAACTACACCAATCAAACCGACAACTAGACACCAAGAACCATAGATCTCTAAACATAAAAATATCATTAATCTATCATAGAGTGGTGCATACTTACActtaaataccattttcacttgaggTGCATACTTACTAAATAGAGAAGCAACACATGTATCTATGAAACCAAACTCACAAGACATGAATCTATCATAGAGTGATTCCTGATGAGGAGAGTACTTACTAAATAGAGAACAATAAGAGCCTGCCTGCATCACATGTATCTATGAAACCAAACTTACAAGACACATGAATAACTCCAAAATTAGGTTATAGCTAATCCATATTTCATAAAAAGAGAGAATGTCTAAACTAAGACAAAGCACAAACTATATTATATTTATCTAGATATGGTTCTCTGGTCGCACAGTAGTAATAAGAAGTGGCAAACTAGGGCTCTTCAAATCTTCTAGGTGGTGTCTGCTTGCTAGTGCTCCAAATATCTACTCAACCCTGGGCTGAGGATGCAATAACCAAGAGACCTGAATGCAACTCCTACATCGCTTAGGAAAATCTACCTGGAGTAAGGATGGTAACGGCCACTGCCACTATAGCCTGCCCTACTTCCATATAAACCTCCTGGTCCACCGTAACCAGCACCAGGGCCAGATTCATAACTAGCATCAGGCCCAACTCCACCATAACCTCCATAACCACCTCCACGGCCATATGAACCCAGTCCACTGCCACCGTATCCCCCACCAAACCCACCAGCATAAGAGCCAAAAAGACTAGAATAACCAAGTGACGGGTCCCCACGGTAACCACCAAAATCACTACCGCCAAAGTCTCCATATCTACCACCAAATTCACCACCACCATATCCATATTCACCAAACCTAGCTCCAAACGACCTATAGGAAGCAGGGCCAAAACCGCCACTGCCAAAACCGCTATATGAATTGCCAAATCCTCCATAACTATCACCATATCCACGCCCCCTAGAGTCACTACCATATGCAGGAGCAGATGCTGGGTTTGAGGGTTTCTTTGGTTCTGCCTTCTTGATCTCAACCTACAATAAAGAAGCAAGTTAACCTAGAAGTTCCACCTGCACAATAGTCTGACAGCTGAGCGCTATAAGATGCATACCACATTGGAAAACCTACAAACTTATATTCCTTAAATTAAACTGTCACACATGCAGGAAACTCCTTAAGACAGAGAGGTATAGgttaaaagaagaaaatttggGCTGGGAGATGGTACGAAAGCGCAACTTGTAGATCCACTTTGCACGCACGACAGCCATGTCCTAGAACATTTGACATCATAGAAAAATATCCTACAAAACTTACCTGAGTACCCATCATGTCAATCCTATTTCCCTCAGCCAGCAAATTATCAACTACTTGTTCATTGTCAAACACAATAAATCCAAAACCTCTAGAACGCTTGGACACGTGATCTCGTATGATCTCGTACTCTGTTACTTTCCCAAACTTGGAGAAAAAGTTCTTGAATTCATCTGACAACCAATGTACAAGAGACATCAGTTAAAGTACTTCAAAGCTTAAAGAATACTAATGCAACTGCCAGACAATAAAATTAGTGATGTAACAAAAACCACATTGTTACCTTCAGTCATGGTAGTTGGAATGCCACCAACGAAGATCTTCTTTGTTTTAAAATCCTTTGACTCAGCAGATCCTTTCGGAATGGTTCTTTTAATCTCAACCTGGCAAAGACCAATACCACAATTCAGAAGCCAGAATCTTTCAAGTACTTAAAAATAGATGATTTTCAGCTGAAGCTTCAAAAACCAGTAATATTCAAAACTCCAATAAATAAATGAAACCCATAATTCCAGCTCATGACCTCACAAGCATATGACTAACTAAACTGTTTGTGCATATTGGAGGCAGTCAACAAAGTTCACCATAGTTTTCTAACTTTTCAACTCAATTTGACTACAATTGAAAATCAGGCAGGATGGACATACAACAATTACTAAGCCcaagtcccaaacaagttggggttgGCTATATGAATCGTCAGATGACCATGTTTCTCTATTTAAAGCTCAACTCATGTCATACCgagttttaaattaagaaatgaagaattacaaaaatataaaaattcactATATTTTTAATGGCATATAAATGTATCATAAGGTCAAAACACTCTTGGAAAAGCAATAGCTTCAAAATTAACGTACTAATAAGACTTAAGACTAATTGCAGTAGCAAAACTGAGGCTAAACTACTCACTTGTTTGTCATTGATAATATGGTATTCGGCTATAACAGTGTCTACAACAGATGGATCTTCATAAGTGATGAACCCAAAACCTCTGGGTCTACCAGTATGCCTATCCTTCATAATCACCGAGTCTATTATCTCCCCATACTTCTCAAAGTACTTCACAAATTGTTCTACCAAAATCAAAGTCCAATTTTAACGCCACCCTAGTCGGTAAATCAAAAATCTACTAGCAAGAAACAATTAGTAATACATAAAAACAAGTATGAAACAGTTTAAAACACTAACCTAACGTTGTCTCTTTCGCTAGACCTCCAATAAAGATTTTTCTGTTCAATACGTTAAcaaatagcaacaaaaaaaacCTAATCAATACACATCAATCTTTATACGAAAAACAAACCAATTAATTGGGCAATACACCTACATATTTTCATagaaaattttcaatttatctaacaaaataaaagagagacGAACCCAGGACTAGCGCCGTCGCCGAAATCGGTCTTTCTGGAACCCATCGGTAAGATTGAGGGGTTTGCGGAATAGTCAGATCTGAGAAGGTGCTACGCAAGGCTAGGGTTTGTGGTTGTGTACGATGTTGGCACAATATGGAGAGATTGGGTTTCTATGATGCAATATATAAAGCATAATTATATAAGTTAaaggttatttatttattttggggCAAGTTACAATTTAGCCAAttgccaaaaataattacatcgGCTAGCCTAATATATAATATGTACATTATTtattaatatacaaaaatacattttGTTGGCTTTTTGGAGTGACTATATTGTgtagtttttcctttttcttttttggccTACTCGGTGCATGTGCGAAGCGCAACAATAGTCACTTTTAAGTCtgtttttaaaatatattcacaatttataatatatttaaagattagccaattcACCGAAACTTCAGGACTAagctttctaaatttggaaattcaTGACTTCGTGTCctgaatttttgagctgctaatttgaaattcagggCTAATAAGTATTCTGAATTTCtgaactactaatttaaaattcaagacATAAGATTCAAATTTATGGACACAATTTTTAAActttaggacacgatgtcctGAAGTTTAAATTTTGATATTTAAACTCTAGGACATTGTATCCTAAAATTTGAGTAAAATTgattaatctttaaatacattgtaaagtatgaatatattttaaataacacaCTTAAAAATGGCTACCTAATGTCATTTCCGCGCAGTAATCACATTGGAGTTCAGCTAGTAGGATTCTTGTAAGGCCCATGAAAATGAAAACAACTCCCTATCATAAATTTTTCAGCCTTATTAATTGGGTAATTATATTTATCTCATGATAACTTTTAGTTGTAAATACATTAAATGTATGTGTAATATTCCACTTTGGTCTTTATATAAATGACAATTACTCAATTCTAAAACTCATTTGATTTAGTCGATTAAAGGTGATTAATATTTAATACGCAATACAtattgaaaaatacttttaaatattaaaattatttttataaataattatgtatATATAAGTGTTGAAGTTAACCATAAACAGTTATTGGACCATAAAGATTACATACCTTGGCTAAAACTCATATAAAAACTTTAATTTTCCAAGAAGTGTTTTGGATTTAGAAGTAAATATTCCACACAGTAACTATTTAGTTGACCTTCCTAAGCCAATTACATTAGTTTGAAATCCGAAGTTCttatatagtttttttttatatatatattatatggatGATCCGATTTGCAAGGATCATGATTGGAAattgttgtgagcacgtgatttttgccctatataaattactcctacaaattcaaaataaaataattttttccattgtttgcaattttgtggcattttctgttaattgtttgcatttgtctgtgcatgtttattctatttaattaatgaaaatataaaaatacgtTGCATTTGCATCTAGGATTTAACTTTGCACTCTTGAATTAAgtagtaaattagttattttataagaattgaaaaatcacaaaatagttgtttttgcacttttaattttaatttttgaactttggtaatttttttcctttaatttggttttaattaattgtggtaattattagagttaattaattcaaTGTGGTAGGGTTAATTTGATCTAAGATTTAGTTGgggctttattttatttatttgaaattttttaattaaaagagtttgaaaataaaagaattaatttggaaaagaatgaaaagaaaaaagaaagaaatcagtTCTTGGGCCAATTCCATGCAAATTGCATAGGCCCAAACCTTTGGCCCTGAGACCCGTCCAAAATACCCTTTACCCAGCCCAAACCCGCGTCCAATCCGGTCCGGTTTCCCCCCCAtatccaaacgacgccgttttggaCTACGCAATCTGAGTCGTTGATCTCCCCTTGATCAAACGGCTCAGAACTGAAGCCTCATACGTATTTAAGTGTCTGAATACCCTTACCCCCCCATCCTCAGAACTCCCCTCTGCTCACTACCCTTGTCAGAAAACACCCCcgaaccctaacgccgccctgaAATCCCACCGCTactggtggcggcgccacctctaaacgccaccaaaatcacaccctatAGCCTCCTCACTCCCCTCTTTCTAAATCCATACTCCGTTACCCTCGAATATTGCCCTAGttcctcgaatcttagatcagaAACGAACCCCAGAAATCCCAAGTCAAATTTTGGCAAAATTTCGTGTCGAATCAGATTTTATTCGCGTGTTCTTCGTAAGAGCGCACGATTAACATCAGATTTGGCCGAAAAATCCGAGGATCTGAAGACCCATGCTCCCTCTTTCATTTTCTGAACTTTTCTTAggtattcttcttttcttcttttggtttAATCTTTTCTTcgtttgtttttcaattttttgtttcttctcctcttcttgaatcattcctcatttgttccgGAGTTTACTCATTCATGCATGAGTAATTAGagttttgttagtttaattttaaaattgttaGTTTGGTTAAATTTAGTTAGTAAATCATTTAGGCTAAAGTTTTAATTGTTCTGTGTTATTTGGTAATTAGATAATTGCTAGTTGGGCCAAATAGATTTTTGATCTTAAGGGTTGGGTTTTGGGTCTATTCCGATTCATTTGGGGCTGAACAgctgggtcaaattgacccatggCCCATTCGGTCTGTCTAGTATACTAAGAGGGGTTCAGGGGCAACTTGGGAAATCTAGGTAGGGGTAGTCTAGGGAATTGGCA includes these proteins:
- the LOC107765935 gene encoding heterogeneous nuclear ribonucleoprotein 1-like, with the protein product MGSRKTDFGDGASPGKIFIGGLAKETTLEQFVKYFEKYGEIIDSVIMKDRHTGRPRGFGFITYEDPSVVDTVIAEYHIINDKQVEIKRTIPKGSAESKDFKTKKIFVGGIPTTMTEDEFKNFFSKFGKVTEYEIIRDHVSKRSRGFGFIVFDNEQVVDNLLAEGNRIDMMGTQVEIKKAEPKKPSNPASAPAYGSDSRGRGYGDSYGGFGNSYSGFGSGGFGPASYRSFGARFGEYGYGGGEFGGRYGDFGGSDFGGYRGDPSLGYSSLFGSYAGGFGGGYGGSGLGSYGRGGGYGGYGGVGPDASYESGPGAGYGGPGGLYGSRAGYSGSGRYHPYSR